The DNA region TTCTACAGTTCTGTAGAGGCTTTGGTAGTCAGTGGTTTTCCATTGAACAGATTACGATGagctacagtcagacagacatggAGAACACAATTCTGGATACTAGAAAATCCAGTGCTCTACTTTGTAATGAGTCATCATTATGTCATATTACACAATGTCTGTCTTTGTATATTGGAGTCATTTTAATATTCTACTTTTATCAATGTAAtctacactcagtggccagtttattattaggtacacccatctagtaccaggtcggaccccactttgcctccagaacagcttgaattcttcggggcatggaagaattgctcaattggtatcaagggacctaatgtgtgccaggaaaacatttcatacaccattacaccaccaccaccagcctgtaccgttgacacaaGACagaatggggccatggactcatgctgtttatgccaaatcctgactctgccatcagcatgacacaacaggaaccgggattcattggaccaggtgatgtttttccactcctcaattgtccagtgttggtgaatGCGTGCCCACTgcagccgcttcttcttgtttttagctgataggagtggattcttgccattctccttcgacatCTCATCaaagagctgttttcgcccacaggactgccactgactggatgttttttgtttgtcgcaccattctctgtaaaacctagacactgttgtgcgtgaaaagcccaggaggccagcTGTTTCTGAGATACTAGAACTAGCGCCTGGCAccaacgatcataccacgctcaaagttgcttaggtcactcgttctgcccattctaacgttcaatcgaacagtaactgagtgcctcgatgcctgtcttcctgctttatatagcaagccatggccacttgactcactgtctgtaggagctaaccattttcgtgaacggggtggtgtacctaataaactggccactgagtgtatactTCCAATGCAGCTTGTTGCTGCTATTTTGCACGCACATTTTCTGTCAACattctaaaaaaatatatatcaagaCATTGAAGAATAGGTAAATCCAGAGCCATATAATCAGATATCTAAATAAATGGCTCTGGGTAAATCTAACAATGTGAGCTACAGAGTATAATATCCCTGTGTGAGAGTTGCAGACACCATGACCATCTGTGGAGGAAGATAATAACGCAATCTGTTTCTGAATCCTGTAATttaaacacctccctccctccgtgcTATAGCTCATCTCCCATCTCATCTCCACTTAGATTAGATTGGGAGGGAATGTGAATGGGCCTTattgtttactgtgtgtgtgtgtgtgtgagggccttatttgtgtgtgtgtgtgtgtgtgtgtgtgtgtgtgtgtgtgtgtgtgtgtgtgtgtctgaggaggAAGGTAGGGAGGAAGGTAGAGTAAATGTATGTCTGATATCTCTGGAGTAAAACCCAGACAGCCTGCCAGCTGGCCAGACATACATTCTCACCGTGGTGTTTGGCTTTGATTGGTTAAAATAGACAAATCAAAATGCGTGACAAAATACCCTATTGTTTGAAATTACTTATCGATTTTTTTACCTGGGTATGGCTCTCACTTTTCTCTTCCTGGTCTATTCTCAATTTGACCATTTGTTATTCATTTTCTGTGAGACAGAAGATAAGTTGTTTTTCCAGGAatatgagatgtgtgtgtgtgcagcatgcAGCCAGCTTTTACTCTTAGAGAATTACTTTTCTTTGGGGATAAATTTTATAGGATGAATGTCTGACAGGCACTTCAAAATTAATAGGAGACGCTATCAGTATgatgatacacacacatacacatgtgtgTTTGTCTTAGTGTGTGTTCTATATTGTACATGCAGAGAGTGATCTCTTATCCCCTTACTCTCTCTCAGATttacagtagaatatagtagaatagaatagagcagaatagaatagaactttATTGTGTAACTGGAAAAGGAAATCAGTGCACTTaaatgtatacagtgagggaaaaaagtatttgatcccctgctgattttgtaagtttgcccactgacaaagaaatgatcagtctataattttaatggtaggtttatttgaacagtgagagacagaataacaacaaaaaaatccagaaaaacgcatgtcaaaaatgttataaattgatttgcattttaatgagggaaataagtatttgaccccctctcaatcagaaagatttctggctcccaggtgtcttttatacaggtaacgagctgagattaggagcacactcttaaagggagtgatcctaatctcagtttgttactgtataaaagacacctgtccacagaagcaatcaatcaatcagattccaaactctccaccatggccaagaccaaagagctctccaaggatgtcagggacaagattgtagacctacacaaggctggaatgggctacaagaccatcgccaagcagcttggtgagaaggtgacaacagttggtgcgattattcgcaaatggaagaaacacaaaataactgtcaatgcaagatctcacctcgtggagttgcaatgatcatgagaacggtgaggaatcagcccagaactacacgggaggatcttgtcaatgatctcaaggcagctgggaccatagtcaccaagaaaacaattggtaacacactacgccgtgaaggaaatgaaatcctgcagcggccgcaaggtccccctgctcaagaaagcacatatacaggcccgtctgaagtttgaaaatgaacatctgaatgattcagaggagaactgggtgaaattgttgtggtcagatgagaccaaaatcgagctctttggcatcaactcaactcgccatgtttggaggaggaggaatgctgcctatgaccccaagaacaccatccccaccgtcaaacatggaggtggaaacattacgctttgggggtgtttttctgctaaggggacaggacaacttcactgcatcaaagggacgatggacggggccatatacctccttccctcagccagggcattgttttatctggattttgttgttgttattctgtctctcactgttcaaataaacctaccattaaaattatagactgatcatgtctttgtcagtgggcaaacatacaaaatcagcaggggatcaaatacttttttccctcactgtatgtgtttgtgtatgtgttttttGGTGGTTCTTACCCTGGTTAGTATCAAAGATGTTGACATTCTTGGTGAACTTGGAGCTCTGGTGGCCCCCTCCCTTCCTTAGCCCCCCCAGCAGACACAGCCTCCCTGAACTGTCCCAGAACACGCCCCCATACGAACGTTTGCACGGCATGTTCGGTAGTGTACTCCAGGAGCGTGTCTCTGAATCAAATACCTCAAAGACCTTCAACGTGCGCTTACACTGACGCCCAcctagagagaacacacacacttagTATACACATTACACGTGCAAACTGGCAAACATGCACGCAAGCATGAAcaaacacccaaacacacacaccctttccTTACCTGCCACGTAGATTTTGTTGCCCAGTAGGTGTGCTGTAGCATCATATCTCGGTGTGGGCATAGGTGGCAGTAGTGCCCACACATTCTTCCTCAGGTCATACTGCTGCAGTATACTACGGGGgagcaggtctgaacccattccACCCACTGCCAACGCACGCCCATCTacagagaagggtgagagagagaaaggtggaggaggtggaaactgagccaTTAACATGGATCTGGCCATGTACAGAATGCacgtatatacactaccagtcaaaagtttggacacacttactcattcaaggggttttctttattttttactattttctacattgtagaataatagtgaagacatcaaaactatgaaataacacatatggaatcatgtagtaaccaaaaatgtgttcaacaaatcaaatagccaccctttgccttgatgacagcattgcacattcttggcaatctctcaactagcttcatgaggtcgtcacctggaatgcatttaaattaacacgtgtgccttcttaaaagttaatttgtggaatttctttccttcttaatgcatttgagccaatcagttgtgttgtgacaaggtaggggggttatatagaagatagccctatttggtaaaataccatgtccatattatggcaagaacagctcaagtaagcaaagcgaaacgacagtccatcattactttaagacatgaaggtcagtcaatacggaacatttcaagaactttgaaagtttcttcaagtgcagtcgcaaaaacaatcaaaactggctttcatgaggaccgccacaggaatggaagacccagagttacctctgctgcagaggataagttcattagagttaccagcctcagaaattgcagcccaaataaatgcttcacagagttcaagtaacagacacatctcaacatcaactgttcagaggggactgtgtatatcaggccttcatggtcgaattgctgcaaagaaaccactactaaaggacaccaataataataagagacctgcttgggccaagaaagatgagcaatggacattacaccggtggaaatgtgtcctttggtctggagtccaaatttgagatttttggttccaaccgccgtgtctttgtgagacgcggtgtgggtgaacggatgatctccacatgtgtagttcccaccgtaaagcatggaggaggaggtgttatggtgtgggggtgctttgctggtgacactgtctgtgatatatttagaattcaaggcacacttaaccagcatggctactacagcattctgcagcgatacgccatcccatctggtttgggcttagtgggactatcatttgtttttcaacaggacaatgacccaacacacatccaggctgtgtaagggctattttaccaagaaggagagtgatggagtgctgcatcagatgacctggcctccacaatcccccgacctcaacccaattgagatggtttgggatgagtcggacagcagagtgaaggaaaagcagacaacaagtgctcagcatatgtgggaactccttcaagactgttggaaaagcattccagctgaagctggctgagagaatgctaagagtgtgcaaagctgtcatcaagacaaaggggggctatttgaagaatctcaaatataaaatatactttgatttgtttaacacttttttggttactacattattccatatgtgttatttcatagttttgctgtcttcactattattctgcaatgtaaaaaatagtaaaaataaagaaaaacccttgaatgagtaggtgtgtccaaacttttgactggtactgtatgtcccaGTGCCACTGACTCAGTAGCCCCTACACACCTTTCACAGTGACGGCCGCCCCCATCAGTGCTTCTCTGAGGGCGCTCCTCTTCttccacctcccctcctctgtgtTGTACACCTCCACCACCTTCAGAGGGTGCTGGTCCTCCCCCACACCACCCACAACCAGGATCTGTTTGCCCAGCACCGCCACGGCCGCACCCGCCCGAGGGGTGGGCATGGGGGGCAAGCTTAACCACTGGTCCCCCTGAAAACAACAATAAATAAAGTGTAATTAATTACATGGTCTATTAGTCCTGTGTGTATGTTTGAACCGATGCGTTCTGTGTttaatcctgtgtgtgtttctgtgcgtGTGggtcgtgtgtgtttgtgcgtgtatgtgtgtgtatgctccAACCTACCTCTGGAGAGTAGAGTTCCAGGGCTGGGGAGGGCCTCCCTGCAGCATCACAGCCCCCCAGCATGTACATCTGCCCCCCCACCTCTGCCAGGGAGTGGTAGACACGCCCACTGGGCAGCCGAGCCAGGCTCTGCCAGTGGAACTCCAGGGCCGAGGGCACAGACATCTGTATCTCAGCCCAGGGAGGGGAAGGGTTGCTgggggagaggtgagggagaggtGGGTCCAGGGAACCAGAGATGGAGTTGGACAGGTTTAGCACCCCGGGGTATAGTGCCGTGTCTACGGGAAGAGTCGAGAGAGTGGTGTTGTCAGGAGATCCAGAGAACCAGGTGGAAAACCAGAGATAGCGGGTGGAGCAAGGTCAGCAAAGCCCAACCGGAGGCTCTTCCCTGGGGTTGACCACCGGCTCGGTCTAGGTCCTGGAGGAAATGAGAGGGAAGGATGATTAGTATGGAACAGGAAGGAGATTGTAATATAATCCAATACAAGGACATAAAGAGTACTCATCTAAATTCCCTCTGACTCAGAATAAtatggtaatttagcagatgcttctAATAAAAGCAACCTACAGCTATTTACTATTGAATAGATTGGATGTTCTGTTGTAGactttggctgtgtgtgtgtgtgtgcgtgtcatgGCCCTCTTTAGCTGTGTACACAATCAGGATGAAGTGGGCTTTACAAGCAGAGGCAAACATCCATCAGTAACCAGGCAACCATCCTTCCCTtccccccatccccctccctcttcctcctctctctccgtgtctGGTTCTTGTCTGTAACCTACTTCGtctacccacacagacagtgtgactgagcagcagcagcggcaTGGTGGATCAGCTCAGTGTgctctcatagtccgagagcatctggtcgtcgcaatggtggcacagggctactcgtttctcccgagtggcgcagtggtctaaggcactgcatcgcagtgctagctgtgccactagagatcctggttagagtccaggctctgtcgcagccggccgcaaccaggagacccatgggcggcgcacaattggtccagcgtcgtccaaggtaggggagggtttggccggcagggatgtgggttcgtttcccacggggggccagtatgaaaaaataattttaaaaaatgcattcactaactgtaagtcactctggataagagcgtctgctaaatgactaaaatgaaagtgGAGATTTTTTATTTTCTCCCTCACTCACCTGCCCATCTcgtcatttgaattccatgctgtcactgtcacttgtccccTCAAgtttaacattgttgtcatctatccCCCATCAGGTGGCCTTAAAgtgttcctcaatgagcttgacaccttcataagctaatttcctgacgatggctcaccgctcttcgcacttggcgacttcaacctctCGGCATCTGCCTTCAATTCATTTATTTCCaactctctcttacctctccttgcctcttttgacctcaccctttcccagtcccctcccactcacaaggcaggcaatatgcttgacctaatctttactagaggctgttcgcctactaatctcactgcaaccctcctccaggtctctgatcactactttccTTTTccgtctccctttcctccaaccctagccactcagcccctacccagatggtcatgcgctgTCGCaatctcgctgtctctctcccactactttctcctcttctatcctatcatctcatCCCTTCCGCTAAATCCTTCTCACTCCTGTCTACTGAATCTGCCTCTTTACCCCTACTcccctccctttccgcatcctatggcTCGCACTGTCCCCGTTCCTCCtggccggctcggccctcccctcctgaaacattggctgagtgactcattgcttacagaacagggctgcgggcagctgagcaaAAATGGAGGAAAAATAAACTTccagaggacctatcatccttccactccctcctctttaCCTTCTGTTGCTCTGAATGCTCTGCTAAAGCCACTTTGTATTACTCTAAATTAtaagcttctctctcctccctccttaatcctccacccctccctctccctcctccctctctgcggacgactttgtcaaccactttgaaaagaaggttaacgacatccgctcctcattcactcagcctattgagtccactcatcccactcacacagaactaccctgcgccttgacctctttctcccctctctctccagatgaaatcctgtgactagtgaggtctgtccgcccaacaacctgcctgcttgaccccatcctcttcccccttctctaaagaccttctcccattcctcacatccctcatcaactcatccctgaccactggctgcgtcccctctgacttcaaaatggcccgagttGCTCCCCTTTttaagaaaccaacactcgaatCCTCTGACGTAaaaaactacagaccggtatcccttctttcttttcaaaACACTTGAGCATGCTGTCTTTGACCAACtgtctcgctatctctctcagaacgatcttcttgaccctaaccagtcaggtttcaagacaggtcactcaaccgagactgctcttttctgtgtcacagtggctctccgcactgccaaatcGGACtcgctctcctctgttctcatcctcctagatctatccgctgccttcaacACTGTGAACCACcagatcctcctctctaccctctcagggctgggtgtctcaggttctgcacactcttggattgcatcctacctggcaggccgctcctaccaggtgtaGTGgagatctgtgtctgcaccacgtactctcatgactggtatcccccagggctcggttctaggccctctcctcctctctatacaccaagacaCTCAGCTCTGTCAAATCCTCACAtgatctctcctatcattgctatgcggactcAACTACAActacttctctcctccccccttgtgacccccaggtggcgacacgcatctctgcatgcctggcagacatctcagcttggatgtcggcccaccacctcaagctcaacaagaCGAAGATCATCTTCCTCCtagggaaggcctgcccgctcaaagacctctccatcacggttgacaactctacGGTGTCCCACTCCCAGAGttcaaagaaccttggcatgaccctagAAAACAcactgtcgttctctgcaaacatcgaagcagtgactcgcttctgcaggtttatgctctacaacatccgtagagtacaaccatacctcacacaggaagcgccACAGGTCCTAAtgcaggcacttgtcatctccggtctggactactgcaactcaaataaaataaaattgtatttgccacatgcgccgaatacaacaggtgtagaccttacattgaaatgcttacttacaagccctcaaccaacaatgcagttttaagaaaataaaaaaaagtgtgaagtaaaaaatagataagtaaaagatagtccgggtagccatgattagctgttcaggagtcttatggcttgggggaagaagctgttaagaagccttttggacctagacttggcactccggtaccgcttgccgtgcggtagcagagagaacagtctatgactagggtggctggagtctttgacaatttttagggccttcctctgacaccgcctggtatagaggtcttggatggcaggaagctttgccccagtgatgtactgggccgtacgcactaccctatgtagtgccttgcgatcggaggccgagcagttgccataccaggcggtgatgcaaccagtcaggatgccctcaatggtgcagctgcataactttttgaggatatgaggacccatgccaaatattttcagtctcctgagggggaataggctttgttgtgccctcttcacgactgtcttggtgtgtttggaccaccaaggaacttgaagctctcaacctgttccactacagccctgtcgatgagaatgggagcgtgctcagtcctctttttttgctgtaatccacaatcatctcctttgtcttgatcactttgagggagaggttgttatcctggcaccacacggccaggtctatgacctcctctctataggctgtctaaccttaaagctaggacagcagagtccctgcccatcttctgaaaacatctgaaaccctaccttttCAAAGAGTATTTTAAATAATTCCACAGCATTAACTGTATGTCTGCTACAGTAAATTacaaaaatttaaaatgtaaatgacgtAAGAGGAGTCCACAGCACAAACCCTGGTAGCCACAGGATCACTTACAAAATACCTATTTCTACTGTGCAGTGAGAACCCATTAACACCCCCACACATCACACTGAGAGTGTGGGTGGGTAATATAAAACATGGATATCATTAGGCTTCATTGACAAAAGGCCTTTAGTAGACTAAGCGCTTGGGTCCACATCACTCAAACATAATTGGCTTATTTTAGTATGTATTTTTTCCTGCGAGGGAACTTGTGTGAGTTTGGCACATTCAACAATGGAAGTTTAATTAGTCAGTCAATCTCTCCATCCATTTTTATTGATTGACCACAATGCAACTCCTTAAAGAGTTTTCACTACTGTCAAAGTGTTTCTATGCAGTAGGCAGATTCTTtgtccttccctccctctttgctctctctctctctctctctctctctctccctctttgctctctctctccctctttgctctctctctccctccctctttgctctctctctctctttgctctctctctccctctccctctctccctctttgctctctctctccctccctctttgctctctctctccctctttgctctctctccctctttgctctctctccctctctccctcttttctctctctctctgctctctctctctctttctctctcttcgctctctctgcAGACAGACGAATAAAAGGAAGGATGCATGCACAAAGAGAATAAAGAGAGATAGACGCTTCTTTTAGAATATTTTTTCTTAGGGGGCAGGGGTGGGTTACCATAGAAACAGTGACACGTTTTGGAGTTGCGAGGCCAGGGTACAGATGGCCACCCAGCCAGTATATTACTTGGTTTggttttaataatggattaaaGAAGGAAAGCATAACAGCAAATAAAAGCTGTGGTGTTGTTCTCCACTCTGACCCCGGCAGGCAGAGTCTTGTTAGCGAGACAGAATTGCTTTCTCCTTGCGTGCCTTGCAGAGCGTTTTAATTGCAATCAGTAACAGATTTGCTTTGCCACATCTTTTTTTTAATTAACCGCTTGAACAGCTTGAGATCAACAGTAGTCCCACCAACACCCATGGAAGTCATTCACAATCAGCATGAGTCTCTTTTCAAACTTTTAATTAGTTAGTCTCCCTCGATCCCTTTATATGCACGAGTCGGCCTCCAACTTGTTATAAAGTAATCCTCCAGCAAAGCTATTAGCCCATGTTTCAGATACAAGGAGCTTGGTTTGATCATGGTGGTGGCGTGCTCCCAACGGTCTCCCTATTGTCTCTCCATCTATCCCGTCGCTCCCctttttcactctctttctccccctgcctctctctctctccccctgccactctctctcccccctgcctctctctttctccccctgcctctctctctctccccctccacagGTGAAAACGGCGAAGCAAGGGATTGTTTAACGACTAACATTTCATTTAGCCTGCAGTATTCAAATAGTACTTAACTCTCAGAGCCTCTGTGCTGCTCCCCACACCTCAAAACCACTGCAGTGTGAGCAGTGGAGTCAGgggaaggggtgtgtgtgtgtaggagacaGGGGAAGGTATAGCAGGGCTTAATAATATAATACATTAATGGCTTAATCCTGCTCTAATAGCAGTGTTCACGCTGGGGTGGGTTTAAATAAACTGACACCCAGGAGAGCCACTCATTGCTAAGGCCAGGGAGGGGAACGTTATAAAACTGCTGCTCTAACGTAATCAAATCCAATTTAATGCAATTAAAACCTGCCTTGGCAACGCTCATGCAGTGCAAATACAGTCAAACACAGCTTTATTCCACTCATACAAGGCTGTTCACACTAAGGTGGATGACTCACTGACTCACGCCAAATGCATTTCAATAACAGTACTGGCCCCGTGAGACCCACTCCCAGACAGAGACCAGAGGCGGATAGAATCAAACCTATCTTATAACTGGTTATGTAGTACCTTTTCATACATTACTCCTCACAGCAGTTCTACCATAGTGATTTACCAGCCTGAGGGCTTGCTATACTGCAGTATACTGCTCATGCTATTATTCTTTGTTTACACAGTTATAGTACAGTACATTGCAGGGAGGCAGTCTCTCACAGAGTCATACCACCCTGAAGGCTAACATTACTGCTTATTACACTTTGAAGACCAAGAGAAAGAGGAACATTCTCCCTACAGGCCCAAATATGGAAATGAGAAAATCTCATCCTCACTTCTCATCATTAAAAAAGTTGAATCAAGGAATTTCATCCTCTGTTCTGATTGCATTCATTAGCATCCTCAATGCTCTCCTGCTTTCTGACAAAATAAATGGTGCCTGCCTTGTGCctcattgttgttgttttctatgaACATTACAATAACAACAACATTGACGTTTGGTTTAGTTTAAATGGCTCTGCTGTTGGTGGGAAGCAGCTCCCTTTCCTTCACAGCATGTTGTACAGTATGAATGTACCCACATcatcacacacagtaacacattaaCTAACAGTGACAGATGTTGATTCTCAGCTACGTCTTCCAATTTGTAACAGcaactgacacacaaacagcaaATCAATAGAATGAGAAATGCATCTCTTAGAGCTACTCTACTCCGAGCTTAGTGATTactaaccctggtcctggagatctacagggtgtgcaggcttttgttacaGCTCAACACTACCACACAGCAATTGAGCTAGTCAAGGCCCTGCAATTGATTAGTAGAATCAGGCATGTTAGTGGTGCTGGACTAAAAGACCAAGGTTGGAGACCAGCTGATTGTAAGGCTGTGGGCAGAGGCCAGGCCACTGAGTGACTATACACATCCCTCATTAAAtctaacgctctctctctctctctctctctctctctctctctctctccctctctctctctctctctctctctctctctctctctctctctctctctctctctctctctctctctctctctctctctctctctctctctctctctctctctctctctctctctctctctctctctctctctctctctctctctctctctctctctctctctctctctctctctctctctctctctctctctctctctctctcgtcttaaTTTCTAATGAGCAATTAGCAGCCCCATATTGctctaaataaataaatgtggttTCAAAACACAGGACCAGGGAGAAGAGAGTTGTGGCACATTGTTGGCAGAGTTGGAGGAATAGTTGGCCAAGTAAGTATCTTATCTCTCTCTGTTAAAAGGCTAATGTCTGTCTCGCCCTCCTGGCAtcgcttgtgtgtgtttgtatgctgtCTGCATGTGAGTAAACAGCTGCTGTAAAAGCGGACCAATCTTTCCATAGCAACCCAGTAGAGTGCATACAGGCAGCACGAGCGGATGCAAGGCAGCGTGGCAGAGGTGATGATGTCACAATGAGAAATGAAAGCATCAAAAGTTTAGATAGAATGTCTCCCTATCGGCCAATTAACATActtctgtctgtccatctctagACTATGCCATGTCCATGTAAATGTATACCAACTCCCACTCCTGTCCCAACAATAAGCTAATATTCCTTTTTCATGTAGGCCAAAGAGGAATAAACTGTATGCATGTAGGTATCGAGGCATAAAACTGAGGACACATGCTTTAGGCATTCTGTTATGTAAGCCattggactgtatactcaattcAGACATACTGCACATTACC from Coregonus clupeaformis isolate EN_2021a chromosome 12, ASM2061545v1, whole genome shotgun sequence includes:
- the LOC121577677 gene encoding kelch domain-containing protein 8A-like, with product MSVPSALEFHWQSLARLPSGRVYHSLAEVGGQMYMLGGCDAAGRPSPALELYSPEGDQWLSLPPMPTPRAGAAVAVLGKQILVVGGVGEDQHPLKVVEVYNTEEGRWKKRSALREALMGAAVTVKDGRALAVGGMGSDLLPRSILQQYDLRKNVWALLPPMPTPRYDATAHLLGNKIYVAGGRQCKRTLKVFEVFDSETRSWSTLPNMPCKRSYGGVFWDSSGRLCLLGGLRKGGGHQSSKFTKNVNIFDTNQGLWLKSEDTVAMKTKRADFASSFLRGRMVVAGGLGHQPSVLDTVEAFHPQKRKWERLAPMAMARCSASSIVIRDRLLVVGGVNQVPSSANEILYVKEEEYL